The DNA segment GGTAAATTGTCGCTATTGCTTCCGTCGCCACTTCCCGTACGCCGAAAATCAGGGAAATAAGCGAAACTGGCAGGCGGCACTGGACTATATCAGCGCGCATACCGAGCTGGATGAGATCATTTTCTCTGGCGGCGATCCACTGATGGCCAAAGATCATGAGCTGGACTGGCTGCTCACGCAACTGGAAGCTATTCCCCATATCAAACGCCTGCGTATTCACAGCCGTCTGCCCATCGTCATCCCTGCGAGGATTACAGAGGAGCTGGTTGCCCGCTTCACCCGTTCTTCGCTGCAGATCCTGCTGGTGAATCACATTAACCACGCTAACGAGGTCGATGACGCGTTTCGACAAGCGATGGCGAAACTACGCGTCGCAGGCGTGACGCTGCTCAATCAGAGCGTCCTGTTGCGTGGCGTCAATGATAATGCGCAGACGCTGGCAAACCTCAGTAATGCGCTGTTTGATGCAGGCGTCATGCCCTATTACCTGCATGTGCTGGATAAAGTACAGGGTGCGGCGCATTTCATGGTGACGGATGATGACGCGCGCCAGATCGTGCGCGAACTGCTCACGCTGGTGTCGGGTTATATGGTGCCCAAACTGGCGCGGGAAATTGGCGGCGAACCGAGTAAAACGCCACTGGATTTACAACTGCGTCAACAATAACCTCGCAATCAGGTGTCCGTTTCCGGACACCTGTCACCAAAACCCCCGGATTCCCCCATCCTGTATGTTATTTTAGCGACACCTTGCGAACTATATATTTAAAAATCATATCTATAAGTCGCAACTAATCGCTGAATTTATTATTGGTGAGGGAGAACCGTTATGGCTATCAGTATCAAAGGCGTGAATACGGGTGTTATCCGTAAAGCTAACGAATTCATCGCGCTGGCGCTGAAAATTAAAGAGCCAAGGAACAAGGAATCGCTGTTTTTTCTGCCTGTGCTGGAATTACGCGATCTGCTGATTGCCGTGGAAAGTCGTCTGTACCAGAAACAACAACTGAACGCTGCCGAACGTCAGCACTACGAAAAAACGCGCGACAATATCAGCAAGAAAATGCAGGAAAACATTCCCGCGATAGTGGAAGACGAACTTCGACACGCGGATATTCATCGCCGCGTCACCGCCGTCGCCTTAACCGACGGGAATGGCGACAACATCACGCTGACCTTCACGCTTCACGACGGCAATACCTGCATCCTGCGGGTGAACGAATTACAGATTGAGGTGCTGGTGTATGCCATAATTCGGGCGATAGAGAATGCCGGCATGCGAGAACTGGCGCTACGGCTCTCCTCATTGCTGGACTTTTTGCCGCTGTATGATGCGGACTGCCTGGACCATGAGCGACAGGAATTCGACGCCTACACGCAGCCAGAGTGGAAACACGCGCTTTTCACGCATTATCTTGCGGTACTTTATCGTTTTACGGATGAAACAGGAAAGGAACGGTTCAGCGGCACTGTCGTGAAAACCCGCGTTCCATCGGGCAGTAAAGAGGCGGAAGCCATTTCCCGTCGTTTACTCGACTTTAGCCCGAGGCTGAAAAAGCTGGCAGGTAAACCTTGTCAGGCTTTTGTCAGAACGCTGACGGCGGATAAAGCACAAACGCTGACCCAGGAGCAATGCCTGCGCGCGCTGCATCATTTACGGGTTCAGTCCGTTCACACCGCAACCCAACACGCCTGATGGCGCTGCGCTTATCAGGCCTACGACATAACGTCGAGTCATTACACAAAATCATTCAATCAGAATCGCGGCGGCAAGCGAAGAAATCCCCAGGAGCATAGATCACTATGTGACTGGGGTTTCACAGCGCAGCCAACAAAGAGGCTGGTTGAAGGATGAAGTGTAATCAATTAGGGCACTTATAAACCTGACCAATCATCTCACTGGCAGTCGGGACAAAGCTGGATAACATGCCCTGGCTCGGGCTGCTGACGCCATAAATCACGTTGCCGCCCATCGCTGCTGCCTGGTTGCGCAGGTCATTTGCCGCACCACGCATAGAACCGCCTTCTTCACCGTGCTGACCTGAAAGCCAGTTGCTTTGCTTCCCGGTGGCCGTGCCAACCAACTGACATTCAGCGCCTGGCTTCTCTTCAACAAAGCGAACGCTTTGCCCGGCGGAACTCAGTTCGTTGCT comes from the Citrobacter amalonaticus genome and includes:
- the epmB gene encoding EF-P beta-lysylation protein EpmB, whose protein sequence is MAHIVTLNTPSREDWLSQLADVVTNPDELLRLLNIDADEKLLAGRDAKRLFALRVPRAFIARMEKGNPDDPLLRQVLTSEDEFIAAPGFSTDPLEEQHSVVPGLLHKYRNRALLLVKGGCAVNCRYCFRRHFPYAENQGNKRNWQAALDYISAHTELDEIIFSGGDPLMAKDHELDWLLTQLEAIPHIKRLRIHSRLPIVIPARITEELVARFTRSSLQILLVNHINHANEVDDAFRQAMAKLRVAGVTLLNQSVLLRGVNDNAQTLANLSNALFDAGVMPYYLHVLDKVQGAAHFMVTDDDARQIVRELLTLVSGYMVPKLAREIGGEPSKTPLDLQLRQQ
- the yjeJ gene encoding YjeJ family protein, with translation MAISIKGVNTGVIRKANEFIALALKIKEPRNKESLFFLPVLELRDLLIAVESRLYQKQQLNAAERQHYEKTRDNISKKMQENIPAIVEDELRHADIHRRVTAVALTDGNGDNITLTFTLHDGNTCILRVNELQIEVLVYAIIRAIENAGMRELALRLSSLLDFLPLYDADCLDHERQEFDAYTQPEWKHALFTHYLAVLYRFTDETGKERFSGTVVKTRVPSGSKEAEAISRRLLDFSPRLKKLAGKPCQAFVRTLTADKAQTLTQEQCLRALHHLRVQSVHTATQHA
- a CDS encoding DUF4156 domain-containing protein; translated protein: MHVKYLAGIVGAALLMAGCSSSNELSSAGQSVRFVEEKPGAECQLVGTATGKQSNWLSGQHGEEGGSMRGAANDLRNQAAAMGGNVIYGVSSPSQGMLSSFVPTASEMIGQVYKCPN